Proteins from one Juglans microcarpa x Juglans regia isolate MS1-56 chromosome 1S, Jm3101_v1.0, whole genome shotgun sequence genomic window:
- the LOC121245801 gene encoding ethylene-responsive transcription factor WIN1-like has protein sequence MVQTKKFRGVRQRHWGSWVSEIRHPLLKRRVWLGTFETAEEAARAYDEAAILMSGPNAKTNFPIVANQLNVNDNSTSSSTALSAILSAKLRKCGKSPSPSLTCLRLDTQNSHIGVWQKRAGSCSDANWVMMFELGDKNGQVLTPEKTMPAARTSEMDHEEEPDQGGDGMDEEKRVALQMIEELLNRN, from the exons ATGGTACAGACAAAGAAGTTCAGAGGTGTCAGGCAGCGCCACTGGGGCTCTTGGGTCTCTGAGATCCGCCATCCATTGCT GAAAAGAAGGGTGTGGCTTGGGACATTTGAGACTGCAGAAGAGGCAGCACGAGCCTACGACGAGGCAGCCATTTTGATGAGTGGCCCTAATGCCAAAACAAATTTCCCAATCGTCGCAAATCAACTGAACGTTAATGACAACTCTACATCCTCTTCAACTGCACTTTCTGCAATCCTAAGTGCAAAGCTACGCAAGTGCGGCAAATCCCCGTCTCCTTCACTCACTTGCCTGAGGCTTGACACACAGAATTCCCACATTGGAGTCTGGCAAAAACGTGCAGGGTCTTGTTCTGATGCGAATTGGGTGATGATGTTTGAGCTTGGAGATAAAAATGGACAGGTACTGACCCCCGAGAAAACCATGCCCGCAGCAAGGACATCCGAAATGGATCATGAGGAGGAGCCGGATCAAGGTGGAGATGGGATGGATGAGGAGAAGAGAGTTGCATTGCAGATGATCGAGGAGCTCCTGAACAGAAATTGA